A part of Vigna radiata var. radiata cultivar VC1973A chromosome 11, Vradiata_ver6, whole genome shotgun sequence genomic DNA contains:
- the LOC106777154 gene encoding uncharacterized protein LOC106777154, producing the protein MLRCLSKLRCLALQSRQILPPPSSRRFLHHLPPQPLHSASTFRISSPPSLVFSSWPLHASRTSPSLVQVRHVSSRERKLRRKPMTPTVSKIKKTKMKSYSSLKSRFRTMNDGNIRRWKEGKRHNAHLKSKKSKRRLRKPAIVPAAYAKVMKKLNFAA; encoded by the exons ATGCTTCGTTGTTTGTCGAAACTTCGTTGTCTCGCCCTTCAATCACGCCAAATTCTACCACCGCCCTCTTCTCGCCGGTTCCTGCACCATTTGCCGCCGCAACCGCTTCACTCTGCTTCCACATTTCGCATTTCTTCTCCTCCGTCCTTAGTTTTCTCTTCATGGCCTCTCCACGCATCTCGTACTTCCCCTTCC TTGGTTCAAGTGCGCCACGTGTCGTCCAGGGAACGAAAACTGAGAAGAAAACCGATGACTCCAACTGTTTCCAAGATtaagaaaacgaaaatgaaatcTTATTC GTCTTTGAAATCCAGATTCAGAACAATGAATGATGGGAACATCAGGCGCTGGAAGGAAGGCAAGCGTCACAATGCTCATCTCAag TCAAAGAAATCAAAACGTAGATTGAGGAAACCTGCTATTGTTCCAGCGGCTTATGCCAAAGTAATGAAGAAGCTCAATTTCGCTGCTTAG